The segment GAGCGAATCGATTTCGACCTCGTCGAGGAGCTGCAGCACGCGATGATGCTGCACGCGGACGCCGCGGCGTACAAAAAACTCGATCTCTCGCTCGAAATCGACCGTGCCGTGCCGACGCGGGTGCGCGGCGATCCGCTGCGACTCCGGCAGATCGTGCTGAACCTGGTGGGCAATGCGGTGAAGTTCACCGAGCGCGGACGCGTGGTGGTGAAGGTGCGTTTCGATGGACCGACGGCCGAGGGGCTGCAGCTGCGCTGCGAGGTGATCGACACCGGCATTGGCGTGCCGCGATGCGCGCAGGCTTCGCTGTTTCAGCCGTTCGTCCAGGCCGAGTGCTCGACGGCGCGCCGCTACGGCGGCACCGGCTTGGGGCTCGCGATTTGCAGGCGGCTCGCCGAGCTCATGCACGGCGAAATCGGCGTCACCAGCGTCGAGGGCTGCGGCTCCAATTTCTGGTTCACGGTCGAAGTGCAGCATGTTACCGCGGAAGCCAGTCAGCTGCGCGAGTGACTGCGCGCTCGCGCCATGGTGTGGTGAATGTCGCCACGACGACGGACGCGGCGGTAGGGCGGGGTCTCCTGCCCCCGCCGCATTCTGCGACCCGGCGAGGTCGGGAGACCCCGCCCTACAATCGTGCCTGCCCGGCTTTCTGCGTGCGGCTCGCCGGCCCAGATCGAGCCTTGTCATAAAGCCAGCCAATTGTTACATCCACTCTGCGGCGACAGCGCCCGCAGCTCCGCGCTTCACCTTTCGAGCTCTCGGTCGCGCCTTGGCTTGCGGGCGTGCCGCCGCGCCGCGGCTTCCCTCCCGCTTCTCCCGCTTTGCTGCCCGTCTCGCCGTGGATCGCGACGACGAAATCTTCGCTGACGCCATCGAGCTGCCAACCGCCGCCCGGGCTGCGCTGCTCGACCAGGCGTGCGCGAGTGATCCCGCGCAGCGGGCGCGGATCGAAGCGTTGCTCGCGGGACATAATGCGGCGGGAGCGTTTCTGGAAAAACCCGCCGGCGCGCCGCTGCCGCTGCCCGACGAGGAAAAGCCCGGCGACGTGATCGGCCGTTATCTGCTGCTGCAGAAGATCGGGGAGGGCGGCTGCGGGGCGGTTTATCTTGCGGAGCAGAAAATGCCGGTGCACCGACGCGTCGCGCTGAAGGTGATCAAGCTCGGCATGGATACACGGACGGTGATCGCGCGGTTCGAGGCCGAGCGGCAGGCGCTGGCGTTGATGGACCATCCCGACATCGCGCGGGTGTTCGATGCCGGCGCGACCGGCGCGGGGAGGCCGTTCTTCGTGATGGAACTGGTCGACGGGCTGCCGATCACGAAGTTCTGCGATGAGCATAGGCTGACAATTCCGGCGCGGCTGGAGCTGTTCGCGCGGGTGTGCCTGGCGCTGCAGCACGCACACCAGAAGGGAATCATTCACCGCGACGTGAAGCCGTCGAACATCCTCGTGGCGCTGCGCGACGGCGAACCGGCGCCGAAGGTGATCGACTTCGGCATCGCGAAGGCGACCCAGGACCGGCTGACCGAGCAGACGCTGGTGACGGGCGTGGATCAGTTTATCGGTACGCCGGCCTACATGAGCCCGGAGCAGGCGGATCGACGCGATGGCGACATCGACACGCGCAGCGACATCTACGCGCTCGGGATCGTGCTCTACGAGCTGCTGTGCGGCCGCCTGCCGTTCGATCCGAAGACGCTCAGCCGGGCGGGAGTCGACGAGCTGCGGCGGATCATCCGCGAGGTCGAATCGCCGCGGCCATCGGCGGTCGTCGGTGTGGCCCTGCCAACCCTGAGTGACCACGGATTACGCGGATCGACACGGATGGATGACGTGAAAGAGGCAGGGAATCCGTGGATATCGGTGAGATCCGTGGTCGATCGATCCTCGGTTTGGCTGCGGTTTCACCGGCGTGGGAAGCGAACTCCAACCGCGACTCCGCCGAATATCTCGGTGGCCGCTGCTCGAGGGGTGACACCGAAGCAGCTTTCCTCAGCGCTCCGCGGCGATCTCGACTGGATCGTGATGCGCTGCCTGGAGAAGGACCGCGACCGTCGCTACGGCAGCGCACGGGAACTGGCCGATGACGTGTTGCGGCACCTGCGGCAGGAGCCCGTGGAGGCGCGGCCGCCGAACGCGGGCTATCGGCTGGAGCGGTTTGTCGCGCGGAACCGGCTGGCGTGTGCGAGTGCGGCGGCGATCGCGTTGGCGTTGATCGTCGGCACGGTCGTGAGCGTGCGCCAGGCGGTGCGCGCCACCCGCGCGGAACGAATTGCGAACGCCGAGCGCGATCTCGCCCAGGCGGCGAGCCGGGCGGAGGCGGTGGCGCGCACCGATGCGCAGCGGCGGCAGGAGCAGGCGGAGGATTTGCTCACGTTCATGCTCGGTGATTTTCGGACGGAGTTGCAGAAGATCGGCCGGCTGGCGCTACTGGATTCGGTGGGCGAGAAAGCGATGGCGTATTTCGCGGCGCTGAAGCCGGAGGAGTTGACGGACACGGCGCTGGCACGGCAGGCGAAAGCTTTGACGCAGATCGGTCAGATCCGGCTCGACCAGAATCGCTACGCCGACGCCCACGCGGCGTTCACCGCCGGCTACACCCGCGCAGCGGCGCTGGCGTCGCGGCATCCGCGGGATGGCGACATGCTCTTCGAGCGCGCGCAGGCGGAGTACTGGATCGGGTTCGTGGCACGCAGGCGAGGAGATGCTGTGGCGGAACGCGAGTGGCTCACGCGCTACCGCGATTCGGCGTTCGCTCTTTTGCACACTGAAGGTGAAACGCCACGTGCCCAGAGCGAGCTGGCGTGGGGCTACCACAATATCGCCGTGTTGGATGTGGATGCTGAGAATTTCGTGACGGCACGGGCAGGGTTCGCAGCCGAGGGACGGATGGTTAAGGAGCTGCTGATCGCAGCACCAGGCGACGTACAACTCCAAATGAGGCTGGCGGAGATCGCGTCGTGGCTGGGGGAGATTTCTCGGCGTGATGGCGACTTTGTCGCGGCGATGGACTGTTATGCGGAGGCCGCGTCCCTATTCGAAAGAATCGCGTCGTTGGAGCCGGCGGTGCCGCATTGGCGCTATCGCGTGGCCAAAAGCCTGATATTCGCGGGCGAAGTGAAACGGTCACTGGGCCTCCGGATTGCGGCTGAT is part of the Opitutus terrae PB90-1 genome and harbors:
- a CDS encoding serine/threonine-protein kinase encodes the protein MDRDDEIFADAIELPTAARAALLDQACASDPAQRARIEALLAGHNAAGAFLEKPAGAPLPLPDEEKPGDVIGRYLLLQKIGEGGCGAVYLAEQKMPVHRRVALKVIKLGMDTRTVIARFEAERQALALMDHPDIARVFDAGATGAGRPFFVMELVDGLPITKFCDEHRLTIPARLELFARVCLALQHAHQKGIIHRDVKPSNILVALRDGEPAPKVIDFGIAKATQDRLTEQTLVTGVDQFIGTPAYMSPEQADRRDGDIDTRSDIYALGIVLYELLCGRLPFDPKTLSRAGVDELRRIIREVESPRPSAVVGVALPTLSDHGLRGSTRMDDVKEAGNPWISVRSVVDRSSVWLRFHRRGKRTPTATPPNISVAAARGVTPKQLSSALRGDLDWIVMRCLEKDRDRRYGSARELADDVLRHLRQEPVEARPPNAGYRLERFVARNRLACASAAAIALALIVGTVVSVRQAVRATRAERIANAERDLAQAASRAEAVARTDAQRRQEQAEDLLTFMLGDFRTELQKIGRLALLDSVGEKAMAYFAALKPEELTDTALARQAKALTQIGQIRLDQNRYADAHAAFTAGYTRAAALASRHPRDGDMLFERAQAEYWIGFVARRRGDAVAEREWLTRYRDSAFALLHTEGETPRAQSELAWGYHNIAVLDVDAENFVTARAGFAAEGRMVKELLIAAPGDVQLQMRLAEIASWLGEISRRDGDFVAAMDCYAEAASLFERIASLEPAVPHWRYRVAKSLIFAGEVKRSLGLRIAADNSYARAIGLMNELVAFDPANKWWRTEALHARIVGGRPGSEEYGAALSEALTELEMMVKSEPSSRALKRLLAETLRMQSADRLAAGRVDQAEGDIERAIEVGEALVREGQADANVCAEAAQAHLLAGRIAMEQRRVARAQEHWREVLALLRTRLATTKDCRLLDPGAQAYVLLGMLDRANPLVERLRQCGYHSSDPLAAPILDVASWSTNETQNQ